GAGATAAGACACCGTTCACATAGAGACGAACTCGACCATGAGGTAACTCCGCTGTCGGTTGTTCGACAGTAAAGGTCACGGAATTCCATTGTCCTGGGCGAACTTTCAAAGGAGCATCTGTATACTTATCATAGAACTGTTCCCCGTTAGCGCCACGCCCTTCAATAAGAGCTGTATTATCAAGGACCGACATAGTAAAGTACTCATTTTCCTTGGTGTCACTGGATACAGAGAAGAGATTGTAAAAGCGTGGAGCTGATGCATCTGGTTTGAACTCCATGTGAACTGTAGCATTTTTTAGTTGCTTTAGTTTGTCTAGTTCACTTGATAAATCGACTCTCTGACCATTTGCCGCATTGGTTTCAACATCTTCTTTTTCAAGGACAGGATTAGCATTTTTTAAATCTCTTGAGTAATAGTCACGAGGAATAGCACCCTGATCCTCTGATTCCTCTTCCTTATTTGCTTCTTCTGCAGGGGTTCCCGTAGAGGATGGAGTTTCTGATTCTGCACTCTCATTTTTTTTCAAATGATCTTGGTCCACCTCAACGCCGTTGTCTTGAGCTGCTGCCAATTTACCAGCCAAATCCTTATCCAAATGAGCAAGATCTCCCGAGGACACTTCTTTTGGCAATTCTGATAAACCTTGACTAGGTTCGACAGTTTCTGTATTGGCCCCTGCTGCATTGGCTTGCTCTTGAGCTAAGACTGGATTTGCTCCAAATACTACTGTACCAATCACTACAGATGCCGCCCCAACTGCAAATTTTCGAATTCCGTATCGCTGTTTCCGATCTAAAGATTTGTAATTCATGTTTGTCCTTTCATTTTTCATAAAATAAAGCGCTTTCTTTTTCTTTAAAAATTTTTATTGTCTCTCAAGAGACAAGTTTTACAAGAAAGTATCCAACTTAATGAGAGCTCCCAATCCTCTCCCATTTTCTGCTGAGCCCGAGTTTTTAATCACCCAGCAGCCTTCTTCCTCCTTTCACAAGTGACTTTTCCTTTATTATACAATAAAGTCTTATATTTATATCTGTGTTCCCACAGAATAGATTTTACTTTTAAGAATATTTTAATATTTTAAATTTTCTAAAAGTACTTTCAGGTTTTGGACATAAAAAAGAGAGCTTCTGCCCTCTCAAAATTATTTTTTTACATAAGAAAAAGAAATCTCACTACCACAGAGCCAGTTATAGACTTGGTCATTGACAAAAACATTCATGGCTTCGTGAGCATACTCTGGCATGATGCGATAGGCCTTGTCGCAAGTCAGACGGTTGTAAATCGCAAACTGGGTAATAGGATAGCAAACATCGTCATCCAAGCCCGTAATCATCTTGACCTCTCCTTTGATACGATGGGCAAGATTCTTCACATCGATATAGGCAAGAGTCGCCATGATTTCCTCCTCTGTTTCATGGAAGGGATCGTGGAACTTGAAATAACGGAAAAGTTCGTCATAGGCTTCACTGGTATTGCCAATCTCAAGCACTCGTCTAAAGTCGGACAAGAAGGGATAGATGGCAACTGTTCGCTGAATCCGAGGATTGAGCGCTGCTGCAACCAGAGCTAAAGCTCCTCCTTGTGAGGCACCATAGCTAGAAAGTCTTTCCTCATCTACCTGTGGCAGACTAGCAACAATTTCGATCAACTGGTAAATATCCAGATAGACATCCTTATAAAAGAGATGTTCCCGACCTTCCACAGCACCACGGATGATATGTCCCTTCACCGTATTTCCTAGTGGAGAGCGCAAGCCGTCTTGCGAATAGCCTGATTGGCCACGAACGTCCATGGAAACAACCCCGTAACCAGCCACGGTGAAGGCCAGCATGTCGGTCCAGTCCCAGCCACGTCCCATATAACCGTGAAAATGGAAAATTAGGGGAACTTTCTCCTCACTTTTTGGAAGGACGACCCGTGCATAGACCTTACCTTCATTGGTTCCCTCAAAGGTTAGCTCATAGCACTTGACTTGGGGAATATGGAAATCTCTTTCCTCCAACTGGTAGGCTGGAAGAGATGAAACTTTTTTGACTTCCTCATCCCAGAAAGCATCAAAATCTTCTGGAACTTCATCTCGCCCTCTATAAGTCTTGATTTCTTCTAATAAAGCTGGATTTTTCATAGCATGCTCCTTTAGTTTTGTAATCGCTATCATAACTCTAGCATATCTAGGAAAGCAATGCAAGAAAGAATTCTAAATAGAAAGTGATTTTAGATTCTCTTTCCTCAAACCTATCGTCTGAAAGTAGTTTTAAAAATAAAAAGAGCGTTTCCGCTCTCTGTGTATCAATAGGTGCTAGCTCCTTTCTCTAGTTTGACGGTTTGGAATTTCTTTTGGTAGGTTACTTTAATAGTCATGTGAGAGTCCTCGTTTCTTTTTGATGACTCTAGTATAAGATCCAAACCTAAAAGCTAGCTTATAGATTTCTTAGAAAAGGCTTATACTCAATGAAAATCAAAGAGCAAACTAGGAAACTAGCCGCAGGTTGCTCAAAACACGGTTTTGAGGTTGTGGATAGAACTGACGAAGTCAGCTCAAAACACGGTTTTGAGGTTGCAGATAGAACTGACGAAGTCAGTAACCATACCTACGGCAAGGCGACGTTGACGTGGTTTGAAGAGATTTTCGAAGAGTATTAATCTAGATGTTCTTTCTTTTCTAGATGGAGAGCAATCATGCGCCATTCTGGATCCTCTTGCCAACCTTCTATCGAACTAATGTAGCTGGCAACCTTTCTGGCTTCTTCCAAAATAGGAAAGTCTTCGATAATATCAGCCACTTGAAACTCTGGAAGTCCTGACTGTCTGGTTCCAAAAATTTCACCCGATCCACGCATTTTCAAATCTTCCTCCGCAAGGACAAATCCATTGTTGGTTTCTGTCATGATGCACATGCGGTCCTTCCCAGAGTCCGTCTTGGGATTAGCCACAAGAACAGCATAAGACTGCTTGTCTCCCCGACCAACACGACCTCTGAGCTGGTGAAGCTGGCTGAGACCGAACCGATCGGCATCCATGATAATCATGACGGTCGCATTGGGAACATTGACCCCAACCTCGATAACCGTCGTCGAAACCAGAATATCCGTTTTTCTCTCTTTGAACTCCTGCATAATCTGGTCTTTTTCGTCACTCTTCATCTTACCATGTAGCAGAGCCACTTCGGCCTTACCTGCAAAATGAGCTGTCAACTCCTCAGATAAGGCAATGGCATTTTTCAAATCCAGAGCTTCAGATTCTTCAATCAAGGGAGAGATGACATAGGCTTGCGAACCTTTTTGGATTTCCCCCTCTAACCAAGTCAAGACCTGAGGTAGCTGCTCATGCTTAATCCAGCGAGTTACAATAGGCTTCCGCCCTACTGGCATCTGGTCAATAATAGAAACATCCATATCGCCAAAGGCTGTGATAGCCAAGGTTCGTGGAATGGGCGTCGCCGTCATCATGAGAACGTCAGGATTGTCCCCTTTTTCCCGTAAAATACGCCTTTGGCCCACACCAAAACGGTGCTGCTCATCAATGATAATCAATCCAAGACGAGCATAATCCACCCCATCTTGTATCAAAGCATGGGTTCCGATAATAAGGTCGGCCTCACCCTTGGCAATGGTCTCTAAAACTTCTCTTTTCTCTGCAGCTTTTAAGGAACCTGTCAAGAGAGCCAGTTTCAAGTCTGGAAAAAGGTTCTGTAAACTCTCAAAGTGTTGCTCCGCAAGGATTTCTGTTGGCACCATGAGAGCTGCCTGGTAGCCAGCCGTCACCGCCGCAAACATGGCCAAACCAGCAACCACCGTTTTTCCGCTCCCCACATCCCCTTGCAGGAGACGATTCATGTGGTGGTCGGACTTCATGTCGGTCAAAATTTCCTGCAAACTCTTTTCCTGAGCTGAGGTCAGAGCAAAAGGCAGATTTTCTTTAGTAGCTGTCACCTTTTCCTTAGACCAATTCAGAACCAGACCGCTTCCTTGAACTCTATTTTCAGACTTGAGTGTCTGCAACTGCATCTGAAAATAAAAGAGTTCCTCAAACTTGATACGGCGAAGGGCCTGCTTATATTCTGCCAAATCCTTTGGAAAATGCATAGCACGAACTGCCTGACAACGGGACATGAGTTTGTATTTATCAAGTAAAGACTGGGGAAGATTTTCCTCTATTAAGAGGTCCAACCCTTGATCAAAGGCTGTCTTGATAACCTTGACCAGTCCTGCCTGACTGATTCCTTGAGCCAGACGATAGACAGGTTGGAGGTCATCTTCCACCTGAGCTAGAACCTTCATCCCAGTCAGACTGGCCTTGGCACGGTCCCATTTTCCAAAAATGGCAAGCGTTGCTCCCAATTCTATCTTATCTGCTAGATAAGGCTGGTTAAAGAAATTAACCGCAAAAACGACTTCTCCCTGCTTGAGGCTAAAGCGCAGGCGATTACGCTTAAAACCATAATACTGGACACTGGCAGGAGTCACGACTTGACCAGATAGAACAGCCTTTTCACCATCTTCCAGCTCTAGGACCTGCTTGGTCTTGAAATCTTCATAACGGAAAGGAAAGTAGAGCAAGAGGTCTTGTAAGTTTTCAATTCCTAGTTTAGCGTATTTCTCTGCTGACTTTGGTCCCACACCAGGCAAGACATGCAAGGGTTGATGTAGATTCATGCTCCACTCCTTTCTTTTTTAATAATATTCTCTCGGAATGCGGTCGCTGAGGAGGCAAACCACCTCATAGTTAATGGTTCCACGGTAGGTCGCTACCTGAGTAGCTGTGATTTTCTTGTCACCGTTGGAGCCAATTAAGGTTACTTTTGTTCCTAGCGGGTAAACCTTAGGCAAACGAATGGTAATTTGGTCCATAGAAACCCGACCGACGATTGGGCAAGCTTGTCCCTCTACCAAGACAGAGAAATTTTGCATGTCTCGTGTCCAACCATCCGCATAACCGATTGGCACCGTCGCAATGACTTGCTCACTATCCGCTTGATAGGTGGCTCCATAGCCCATGCAAGCTCCAGCTGGAACTGTCTTGACATGAACTAGGGCAGACTCCAAGGTCAAGGCTGGTGTCAAATCATAGGGTAAGTCCAAGACCTCTCCACTTGGATTGAGACCATACATGGCATCTCCCATACGGACTGCATTGAAAATAGTCTCTGCATGCCAGAGGGTCGTTGCCGAGTTACTGGCATGAACCAGTTCTGGAACTTCCTTCATACTTGCCAAAATAGCTTTAAAGCATTCTAACTGGGCAATAAAATAGGCATCTGATTCTTCATCTGCAGTAGCAAAGTGGGTAAAAATCCCCTCAACACGAGCACCGTGTTGTTGGAGCAAGGTTTGAGCCTGCTCAGCCTCACTGGAATCTCGGAAACCAATTCGTCCCATCCCTGAGTCAATCTTGAGGTGGACAGTCAAGCCAGTCAAATCTGCTTCCTTGTCTAAGAGCGTTTGAATCCACTCCAGCCCAGCCACTGTCAAGGTGATGTCGTATCCTTTAGCTAGAGCAACAGCTTCTAGTTCAGAAACTCCTAAGATGAGGATTTTCTTGCTAAGTCCAGCCTGACGAAGTTCGATGGCTTCATCAATATTGGAAACACAAAATCCATCAACATCATCTTGAATAGCCTTGGCAACGGCAACAGCCCCATGACCATAGGCATTGGCCTTGACCACTGCCCACTTGAGCGTTCCTTCAGGGATATGAGCCCCCATTTGCTGAATATTTTGTCGAATAGCTCCCAGAAATATCAGAGCCTTGGTTGGTCTATGTGGACTAGCTTTCATGATTTTCCTCCAAAATGACACTGGCTGTCACAAACTGATCTGTATGGCTGATAGATAGCCAAATCTTTCCTGAAAATGGTGCCTGACTAAAATAAGGCGCGCCTCGTTCATTGTTCAAAACTTCCAAATCCTGAAAGGTCAGTTTGCCAATACCAGTTCCCATAGCCTTGGAAAAGGCCTCCTTAGCTGACCAGCGACCTGCCAAGTATTCGATCTGTCTGCGCCCTTTGAGACTGGTAAAACGCTCCAATTCTTTAGGGGTCAGCACGCGTTTAGCAAAGCCCTCACGTCGTGTAACTGCGTTTTCTATCGAAGCCAATTCTTCGATGTCAATTCCGTGTCCAACTATCATACTCATAAAAGGAGCTGAGATTCCCCCAACTCCATCCTTTTCACTTATTTTGTTAAGGTGGTATAAATTTCTTCTACCAAGGCTACTGTATTTTCCCAACCTAGACAAGGGTCAGTTATGGAGCAGCCAAAGACCTCTGGTTGGTTTTGGCGACCGTCTGCTAGGTAAGATTCGATCATAAAGCCTCGAACCGTCTTTTTAATCTTTTCATTCCAGTCACGATTCAGCAAGGCTTGACGAACAATGCGAACTTGTTCCATATACTGCTTGCCTGAATTGTCATGATTGGTATCGATGATAATGAAGGGATTTTCAAGTCCCATAGTCTCATAGCGATTGATGGCATTTAAGAGGGTTTCATAGTAGAAATTGGGTTCATTTTTACCATATTCGTTCATGGCACCACGAAGGATAACGTGGGCCAAAGGATTTCCTGAAGTTTCCACTTCTTGGCCATGGTAAAGGAAGGTTTGCTTGTTTTGAGCCGCATAGATGGCATTAAACATGACCCCAAGGTTCCCAGATGTTGGATTTTTCATCCCAACCGGAGCATCAATACCAGACGCTACAAAGCGGTGTTCTTGGTCTTCCACTGAACGAGCCCCTACAGCATGGTAGCTGACCAGGTCATCAACCAAAACGAGATTTGACGGATAAAGCATCTCATCAGCTGTTGTCAATCCCGTCTCCGTAATCACACGATAGTGAAGCTGACGAACAGCCTGCAAACCATTGATGAGACTAGGCGCTTCGCTGGTATTTGGTTGATGAATCATGCCTTTATAGCCATCTCCATTAGTACGAGGTTTAGCCGTATAGACACGCATCACGATAAAGATTTTATCTGCAACTTTTTTCTGCAAGTCTGCTAAGCGACGAGCATATTCAAGCACTGCTTCCTCATTGTCTGAAGAGCAAGGTCCCATCACCAAAAGGATTCGGTCGTCCTCACCCGAGATGATGGCTGCCAACTCTCTATCGCGGGCTTCTTTCTTTCGCAAGGCTTCAGGTGACAACTGGGTCGCAGCCTTGATTGCTTCAATATCAATTTCTTGACCTTTTTCGATAAATGCCATCTTACTCTCCTAGCGTTTGGTAAATTTCGCGAACAAGTGCTTCTGTGTTGTCCCATCCGAGACACGGATCTGTAATGGACTTACCAAAAACTTCTGGTTCATTTTGACGTCCATCTTCTAGATAGGACTCAATCATAAAACCACGAACATATTTTTTGATCTTCTCATTCCAGTCACGGTTGATCAAGGTCTGACGAACGATACGGATTTGATCCATATATTGCTTACCTGAATTGTCATGATTGGTATCGATGATGATAAATGGATTTTCCAAGCCCATCTTTTCATACTGGGCAATAGTATCCATCAAATTGTCATAGTAGTAGTTAGGAATATTTTTCCCGTATTCATTCAAGGCACCGCGAAGAATGGCGTGGGACAATGGATTCCCTGTTGTTTCCACCTCTTTACCGAGGAAGAGGAAACTCTGTTTATTTTGCGCTGCGTAAATCCCGTTAAACATAACATTGAGATTTCCAGATGTGGGATTTTTAAATCCTGTTGAAAAATCTGCTCCACTCGCTACAAAACGGTGCTGTTGATCCTCTACAGAACGAGCTCCAACAGCCATATAAGAAATCAAATCATCCACCAGCGGAAGATTTTCAGGATAAAGCATCTCATCCGCTGTTGTCATTCCCGTCTCGGTAATCACACGGTAGTGGAGCTGGCGAACAGCCTTGATTCCATTAATCAAACTAGGAGCTTCTGTCGCATTTGGTTGATGAATCAAGCCCTTATAGCCATCCCCATTGGTACGAGGTTTAGCTGTATAGACACGCATGACCATAAAAATACGGTCTTTGACCTCTTCTTGCAAAGCAGATAGACGCTTGGCATACTCGAGAACCGCCTCTTCATTATCAGATGAACATGGTCCAATCACCAAGAGAATACGCTGGTCTTCCCCACGGATGATGGCTTCCAATTCCTGATCACGTTGATTTTTTCTCGCAAGAGCCGCTCCCTCTAATTTAGACAAGGCGCGAACTTCTTCAATGTTAATTTTAGGACTTTTAGCTTTAAACACCATGATTCATCTCCTTATAAAGCAAACGGACACCAAGCAAAAAATGATTTTTACCAGGTATCCGCCTGTATCTTATCTCATATTATTGTCTCTTACCATGACAGTTCTTGAATTTCTTACCAGATCCACATGGGCATTGGTCATTTCGTCCGATTTGGCTCAAGTCCAAATCTTCTGGAAGATTTGCCTGCTGCGCTGCGATATTACGAGTCGCAGTTGTACTGATATTGTGTTCAGTTTGCGGACGTTCTTGTTCATGGATTTGTGCTTTCATCATCAAGCGCGTTACATCGAATTCAATCGATCCAATCATGTCGTTAAACATGCGGAAACCTTCTGCTTGATATTCTACAACAGGGTTGTTTTGGGCATATCCACGAAGACCAACAGCATTTCGCAACTGGTCAAGAGCATCAATATGGTCTGTCCACTTGTTGTCTACAACACGTAGAATCAAGACTTTTTGGAATTCTTTCACTGCATCTTCGTCACGAAGCTTAGCAACTTGGCTATCATAGACTTTCAAGGCACGTTGGAAAAGTTCATCTTTGATAGCTTGGTCTGACAGACCTGCAAGATCTGAACGGCTAATTGAATCTTCTGGAAGCAAGTTATACTTAGCAAAGTTCAAGATTGCTTCCAATTTTTCATCTTCCTTAGAACGTGCATGTGCATCCACGATACGTCCAATTGTACGACGAATCATAGCATGGATTTCTGGTGCCAAGTCACGGTCTGCAGTAATGACATCATAACGTTGCGCATAGATAATCTCACGTTGTTCTCGCATAACGTCATCGTATTGAAGGACTTGTTTACGAGTGTCGTAGTTGTTTCCTTCGACACGTTTTTGAGCTGCTTCAACTTGACGCGTTAACATGCGAGATTCGATGGCTTCGTCAGACATGTTGAGTCGTTCAAAGACACCTTTCAAACGTTCTGAACCGAAACGTTTCATCAAATCATCTTCAAGAGACAAGTAGAATTGTGACTCACCTGGGTCTCCTTGACGCCCAGAACGTCCACGAAGCTGGTTATCAATACGGCGACTTTCGTGACGTTCTGTACCGATAACACAAAGTCCACCAAGTTCACGAACCCCTTCACCAAGCTTGATGTCGGTACCACGACCGGCCATGTTGGTTGCGATGGTAACGGCACCACGTTGACCAGCGTTCATGATGATTTGCGCTTCTCTGTAGTGGTTCTTCGCATTCAAGACTTCGTGAGGAACACCTGCTGCTACCAATTTCTTAGAAAGGAAGTCACTCGTTTCAACGGCAACTGTACCTACCAAGACCGGCTGACCTTTTTGGTAACGAGCTTTTACATCTTCAACTACAGCCTTAAATTTCGCATCAAGACTTGCATAGAGAAGGTCTGAGTGGTCGATACGTTGAATTGGACGGTTGGTTGGGATTGGGATAACACGAATGTTGTAAATTTCGCGGAATTCTTCTTCTTCTGTTTTACCAGTACCTGTCATACCTGCCAATTTCTTATACATACGGAAGAGGTTTTGGTAGGTAATAGAAGCTGAAGTCTTAGTCTCATCTTGGATTGGCACACCTTCTTTTGCTTCAATCGCTTGGTGCAAACCATCAGAGTAACGACGACCTTCCATGGTACGACCTGTAAATTGGTCGACAATCAAGATTTCCTGCTCTTCACTAACCACATAGTCGATATCGAGAATCATGATATAGTTGGCACGGAGGGCATTGTCGATAAAGTGAGTAAGAGCTACATTTTCAATGTCGTAGAGATTTTCTAGTTTGAAGTAGCTCTCTGCCTTGTCAATACCAGAGTCTGACAAACCGATCGTCTTAGACTGAACGTCAATGATATAGTCATCCTTGTCCAAGGATTTCACGAAGTGGTCCGCCATATGGTAGAGTTGGCTTGTTTCAACTGCGTTGGCACCTGAAACGATCAATGGTGTACGGGCTTCGTCGATCAAAATTGAGTCAACCTCATCGACCAAGGCATAATTGAGTGGACGTTGCACCATGTTTTCTGCACGAACGACCATGTTATCACGAAGGTAGTCGAAACCAATCTCTGAGTTGGTTGAGTAGGTAATATCACAAAGATAAGCTTCTTTTTTCTCCATTGGAGATTTTGCTGCCAAGTTAATCCCTACTGACAGACCGAGCCATGAGTACAATTCACCCATTTCAGTCGCGTCACGTTCTGTTAGGTATTCGTTGACTGTAACTACGTGAACCCCTTTACCTGCAAGGGCATTGAGGTACACTGGCATAGTCGCTGTCAAGGTCTTCCCTTCACCCGTACGCATCTCTGGAACGTCACCATGGTGAAGAACAATCCCACCCATGACCTGAACCTTATAAGGGAAGAGCCCAAGGACACGTTTTGCAGCTTCACGAACTACTGCAAAAGCCTCATATAGCAATGAATCAAGTGATTCACCCTTATTGTACCGCTCTTTAAATTCGTCAGTTTTCGCTTTTAGTTCTTCGTCTGACATTGCAGCCATTTGGCTCTCATAGTTAAGAACCTTATCAGCCATCTTTTCCAGACGACGAAGTTCTCCTTTATCATTTTCAATAATCGTTTTTAAAATATTAGCCATGATTTTCCTTACTTTTTATTCTGAATATTTTAGAATGTTCTTTTAATTTTAGCATATTTACCATTATTTTTCAAGAAAGAATCCTTAATTTACAACGGAAAAGGCCAGCTGAAATTCAGTTTTTTTTGCATCAATCTTCTGTGGCTACCTTTTTGTTTTTTGTTCGAGATGCATGCTTGATGATCCAAGCACAACTTGGACTTAGCTCCTTCTTTTGCCAAGTTTGAAGAATCCTTTCAAACTTATCAGGATCTTCCTTGTATAAATCATTTAAATTATTAGCTACACTTTTTTGAATGGACTTGTCTCTATCATCCTTTAGATTGGTCAGAATAGTGGTGAAATCCTCAAAATAATCCAATACCACGGTTTGTTTCTTAGCCCAAGGCAGACGGATACGCATACATTCGCTGGCAAGTCTACGAACGCGCAAATTTTCATCCCGACTCCATTCTAACAGCAAAGCCATTGTAGCCTTAGGATAGCGAGCCAGCAAAGGTCTCATAGAAAATTCTCCAGTAAATCGCTTGGTTAGTTCCTTACTAAAGGCCGCGCTCAATTCAAATTCCTTGTCCCCATATAGCTCTACATATTTTCCGATTGGCCAAAGCCAATATCCTTCTGAGAACATACCTAAACCACCCTCCAACTCGGGACCCAAAATTTTCTCAAAAACCTTGAGAGAGTCCTCATAAGATAGGGGAAGGCAATCTTTGATACTTTTAGCCAAGAGTTCTTGACGCTGGCTAAACTCCAACTCTTCCAAGTCTTTTTCTACCAACAACCTAAACTTTCGCTCATCAAATGCAGGGGACGCTTCTTGCAACCGTCGACTCAAATCCCTAGCATAAGCCAAGTCATAA
This window of the Streptococcus sp. D7B5 genome carries:
- a CDS encoding acetylxylan esterase, producing MKNPALLEEIKTYRGRDEVPEDFDAFWDEEVKKVSSLPAYQLEERDFHIPQVKCYELTFEGTNEGKVYARVVLPKSEEKVPLIFHFHGYMGRGWDWTDMLAFTVAGYGVVSMDVRGQSGYSQDGLRSPLGNTVKGHIIRGAVEGREHLFYKDVYLDIYQLIEIVASLPQVDEERLSSYGASQGGALALVAAALNPRIQRTVAIYPFLSDFRRVLEIGNTSEAYDELFRYFKFHDPFHETEEEIMATLAYIDVKNLAHRIKGEVKMITGLDDDVCYPITQFAIYNRLTCDKAYRIMPEYAHEAMNVFVNDQVYNWLCGSEISFSYVKK
- the recG gene encoding ATP-dependent DNA helicase RecG, translating into MNLHQPLHVLPGVGPKSAEKYAKLGIENLQDLLLYFPFRYEDFKTKQVLELEDGEKAVLSGQVVTPASVQYYGFKRNRLRFSLKQGEVVFAVNFFNQPYLADKIELGATLAIFGKWDRAKASLTGMKVLAQVEDDLQPVYRLAQGISQAGLVKVIKTAFDQGLDLLIEENLPQSLLDKYKLMSRCQAVRAMHFPKDLAEYKQALRRIKFEELFYFQMQLQTLKSENRVQGSGLVLNWSKEKVTATKENLPFALTSAQEKSLQEILTDMKSDHHMNRLLQGDVGSGKTVVAGLAMFAAVTAGYQAALMVPTEILAEQHFESLQNLFPDLKLALLTGSLKAAEKREVLETIAKGEADLIIGTHALIQDGVDYARLGLIIIDEQHRFGVGQRRILREKGDNPDVLMMTATPIPRTLAITAFGDMDVSIIDQMPVGRKPIVTRWIKHEQLPQVLTWLEGEIQKGSQAYVISPLIEESEALDLKNAIALSEELTAHFAGKAEVALLHGKMKSDEKDQIMQEFKERKTDILVSTTVIEVGVNVPNATVMIIMDADRFGLSQLHQLRGRVGRGDKQSYAVLVANPKTDSGKDRMCIMTETNNGFVLAEEDLKMRGSGEIFGTRQSGLPEFQVADIIEDFPILEEARKVASYISSIEGWQEDPEWRMIALHLEKKEHLD
- the alr gene encoding alanine racemase is translated as MKASPHRPTKALIFLGAIRQNIQQMGAHIPEGTLKWAVVKANAYGHGAVAVAKAIQDDVDGFCVSNIDEAIELRQAGLSKKILILGVSELEAVALAKGYDITLTVAGLEWIQTLLDKEADLTGLTVHLKIDSGMGRIGFRDSSEAEQAQTLLQQHGARVEGIFTHFATADEESDAYFIAQLECFKAILASMKEVPELVHASNSATTLWHAETIFNAVRMGDAMYGLNPSGEVLDLPYDLTPALTLESALVHVKTVPAGACMGYGATYQADSEQVIATVPIGYADGWTRDMQNFSVLVEGQACPIVGRVSMDQITIRLPKVYPLGTKVTLIGSNGDKKITATQVATYRGTINYEVVCLLSDRIPREYY
- the acpS gene encoding holo-ACP synthase, with the protein product MIVGHGIDIEELASIENAVTRREGFAKRVLTPKELERFTSLKGRRQIEYLAGRWSAKEAFSKAMGTGIGKLTFQDLEVLNNERGAPYFSQAPFSGKIWLSISHTDQFVTASVILEENHES
- a CDS encoding 3-deoxy-7-phosphoheptulonate synthase, with amino-acid sequence MAFIEKGQEIDIEAIKAATQLSPEALRKKEARDRELAAIISGEDDRILLVMGPCSSDNEEAVLEYARRLADLQKKVADKIFIVMRVYTAKPRTNGDGYKGMIHQPNTSEAPSLINGLQAVRQLHYRVITETGLTTADEMLYPSNLVLVDDLVSYHAVGARSVEDQEHRFVASGIDAPVGMKNPTSGNLGVMFNAIYAAQNKQTFLYHGQEVETSGNPLAHVILRGAMNEYGKNEPNFYYETLLNAINRYETMGLENPFIIIDTNHDNSGKQYMEQVRIVRQALLNRDWNEKIKKTVRGFMIESYLADGRQNQPEVFGCSITDPCLGWENTVALVEEIYTTLTK
- a CDS encoding 3-deoxy-7-phosphoheptulonate synthase; protein product: MVFKAKSPKINIEEVRALSKLEGAALARKNQRDQELEAIIRGEDQRILLVIGPCSSDNEEAVLEYAKRLSALQEEVKDRIFMVMRVYTAKPRTNGDGYKGLIHQPNATEAPSLINGIKAVRQLHYRVITETGMTTADEMLYPENLPLVDDLISYMAVGARSVEDQQHRFVASGADFSTGFKNPTSGNLNVMFNGIYAAQNKQSFLFLGKEVETTGNPLSHAILRGALNEYGKNIPNYYYDNLMDTIAQYEKMGLENPFIIIDTNHDNSGKQYMDQIRIVRQTLINRDWNEKIKKYVRGFMIESYLEDGRQNEPEVFGKSITDPCLGWDNTEALVREIYQTLGE
- the secA gene encoding preprotein translocase subunit SecA; the protein is MANILKTIIENDKGELRRLEKMADKVLNYESQMAAMSDEELKAKTDEFKERYNKGESLDSLLYEAFAVVREAAKRVLGLFPYKVQVMGGIVLHHGDVPEMRTGEGKTLTATMPVYLNALAGKGVHVVTVNEYLTERDATEMGELYSWLGLSVGINLAAKSPMEKKEAYLCDITYSTNSEIGFDYLRDNMVVRAENMVQRPLNYALVDEVDSILIDEARTPLIVSGANAVETSQLYHMADHFVKSLDKDDYIIDVQSKTIGLSDSGIDKAESYFKLENLYDIENVALTHFIDNALRANYIMILDIDYVVSEEQEILIVDQFTGRTMEGRRYSDGLHQAIEAKEGVPIQDETKTSASITYQNLFRMYKKLAGMTGTGKTEEEEFREIYNIRVIPIPTNRPIQRIDHSDLLYASLDAKFKAVVEDVKARYQKGQPVLVGTVAVETSDFLSKKLVAAGVPHEVLNAKNHYREAQIIMNAGQRGAVTIATNMAGRGTDIKLGEGVRELGGLCVIGTERHESRRIDNQLRGRSGRQGDPGESQFYLSLEDDLMKRFGSERLKGVFERLNMSDEAIESRMLTRQVEAAQKRVEGNNYDTRKQVLQYDDVMREQREIIYAQRYDVITADRDLAPEIHAMIRRTIGRIVDAHARSKEDEKLEAILNFAKYNLLPEDSISRSDLAGLSDQAIKDELFQRALKVYDSQVAKLRDEDAVKEFQKVLILRVVDNKWTDHIDALDQLRNAVGLRGYAQNNPVVEYQAEGFRMFNDMIGSIEFDVTRLMMKAQIHEQERPQTEHNISTTATRNIAAQQANLPEDLDLSQIGRNDQCPCGSGKKFKNCHGKRQ
- a CDS encoding DNA alkylation repair protein produces the protein MAKKVKDYYDLAYARDLSRRLQEASPAFDERKFRLLVEKDLEELEFSQRQELLAKSIKDCLPLSYEDSLKVFEKILGPELEGGLGMFSEGYWLWPIGKYVELYGDKEFELSAAFSKELTKRFTGEFSMRPLLARYPKATMALLLEWSRDENLRVRRLASECMRIRLPWAKKQTVVLDYFEDFTTILTNLKDDRDKSIQKSVANNLNDLYKEDPDKFERILQTWQKKELSPSCAWIIKHASRTKNKKVATED